In the genome of Acidobacteriota bacterium, the window ATCGGCGCTTTACGGCTCTGGAGCGGTTGGCGGGGTCGTCAACGTCATCTCTCGCGAGCCCGCCCGCACTGGCGCCCTCGCGGAGCTGCGTCTCGACACGGCGCAGGGGCTGCCGAGCTACTCCGCGAGCGGGTCGGCCGACTGGGTGTCGCGCGACCGGGAGACGCTCGCCACGGGGTTCGTGCAATCCGACGGCGTGCGTCCACTCGACGTCGACGGCGACGGCTTCACCGAGGTCTCTCGCCGGCGTCTGGACGCGGTGGGCGGCCGCGTCACTCGCTACGCGCTGTCGAACCGCGCGAAGCTCTCGGTCGAAGCCACGCACCTCGGCGAGGACCGCCGAGGTGGCGATCTTCTGAGGCTGCCACCCGACCAGGCGAACATTGCCGAGTGGGTCCGCACGCGTCGGTCCGCTGTCGGCGCCGCGTGGTTCCATGCTCCGGGCCCCCGCCTCGACTACCGCATCACGGCCGCGGGTGCCGATACGGCGCGCGACAGCTACTACGGTACGGCTCAGGATCCGAATGCGTTCGGCGACACGCAGAACCGGCTGTGGCTCGTCGACACGCAGGTGAACCAGTACGCCGGACGCCACACGGTGTCGTGGGGCGCCCAGTTCTCCTGGGAGGTCCTTCGCGACCGTCAGCCAGCCTACGGTCGGCTGACCCGGGCATCGTACCGGAGCGCTGCCCTCTTCCTGCAGGACGAGTGGGCGTTCGGCCGCGGCTGGTCGCTGCTCTACGGCGCGCGCGCGGATCGACACACCGCCGTCGGCCGCTTCATCGCGTCGCCGAGATTCGCGCTGATGTACTCGCCGGGAGAGGCGCTCGACATCCGCGCCTCAATCGCCAGGGGCTTCCGCGCCCCGCAGGTGTTCGACGAGGACCTGCACCTGCGCTCGGTCGGCGGCGAGATGGTGCTCGTCCACCTCTCGCCCGGCCTGAAGGAGGAGACGTCGACCAACTCGATGATTGGAGCCGAGTGGAAGCCCGCCCTCTGGCACGGCCAGGCGCTGCTCGAGGCCAACGCGTTCTCGACCGCGCTCCGCGACCTCTACCACGTCACCGAGGCGAACGCTCCGGGCGCCGACGCGAGGGCGTTCCTCAAGCAGAACTTCGGCCGCGCCCGCGTGTACGGCATCGAGCTGAACGCCGGCTGGGGCCGGGGCGATACCTTTGTCGTGCAGGGCGGCGTCGTGGTGCAGCGTGCGAGGTTCGCCGAGCCGGAACCGGACTTCGGCAGCCGCGATTTCTTCCGTACGCCGCGTGTCTACGGCAACCTCACCGTCACCTGGCGCCACCCCCGCTACGGCGACTGGTTCGCAGGGCTGCGGTACACCGGGTCGATGACGGCGCCTCACTACGCGGGCTACATCGACGAAGACCGCCTCGAGACTGCGCCCTCGTTCGTCACGCTCGATGCGAGTTGGTCGTGGCCACTCTATGCGGGCCGACCGACGCTCGCGCTCACGCTGGGCGGCCGAAACCTCACCAACGCCTATCAGGAGGATCTCGATCGAGGCCCGTTGCGTGACGCCTCGTATGTCCACGGGCCACGCTTTCCCCGCAGTCTCGTCATGGGCCTGCGGGTCGAGTACTGACGCGATGGCGTGGAGCGACCAGAAGTCGATGCAGCTCGCAGCGGCGCTGACGGCGTCGCTCGCGGTGCTGTCGCCGCCGCCGGGCGCAGACGCTTCGGAGCGACCTCCGGCCGCACGGGCGGTGGCCGACGCGCGCCTCGACCGTCTCTCCGACGCGTGGGCCGCCCTGAGCGGGACCGACCTGTCGGGCGCCCGCCTCACCCCCACCCGATTCGCCGGCCGCGTCGTCGTCGTCGATTTCTGGGCGACCTGGTGCGCACCCTGCCTGGCCGAGATCCCCTGGCTCCGTCGCATCCGCGACGACTTCGGCACCGACCGCGTCGCCGTTGTCGGTGTCAACCTCGATGTCTCCGACCGTCGCACCCTCGTGGCATGGCTGAACCGGAAGCGGCTCGATTGGCCGCAGCTCCACGACGGTCGCGGCTACGCCGGCGCGGTTGCGAGGGCGTTTGACGTTACCTCGCTGCCGACGCTCGTCGTCGTCGACGCGCAGGGCCGCGTCGTCGCCACCGACCTGCGCGGCGAGCGCCTCTACACGGCGGTCGAGCAGTTGGTGTCTGCCCGTCCCGGCGCGCCTGCGTCTCTGCGGTGACGCTCCCTCTGCGCGTCTCCGCGCCCTCTCGTAATGACACCTGGTGACAACTTGCGCGCGCGGCTGTGCTAGCATCCGCGCCGTCCGCGATCCACAGCGGCCCGCCGGGGTTCGTGCTGCCGCGGCATCTCAGCATCGGGAGGGAATCGATGACCGCATGGGCGTTCCGCGCGCTCGGCAGTCGTAGCGCCGGGGCTTCAGCCCCCACACGGCACAACCCCTGTCGTAGCGCCGGAGCTTCAGCCCCGGCGGAGGTGACGCCACGACGAAGGGCACGTGCGACCCGCAGACAGGCACTCCTGCGTCAGCGGACTTACCGATCACCGGGCTCTGGGAGGAGCACGACATGACCCCACGACTGTGTCGCGCGCTCGGTGCGCTCGCAGCGGCGACCGTACTCGCCGCCCTTGTGTCCAATGTGCCCATCGACGCGCAGGCGCGGGCGGCGGCCGACCGTTTCGGCGGCCTCGCCGGCGGGCCCTACAACCGCCTCGTCATCCTGAATGCCATGGTGATTCCGGGTCATGGCGGTCCACCGGCCGGCCCCTACGACATCGTCATCGAGCGGAACGTGATCACGCAGATGACCCCGTTCGATCCGGTGACGGCGGAGCGGCGTGGCCGGACCGAACGGCCGAGCGGCGATCGGGTGATCGACGCGTCGGGCATGTACGTCATGCCGGGCATGATCGACCTCCACATGCACCTGCGCACGGAGCCGATGCCGCTCGAGTACGTCTACTACCTCAAGCTGGCGCACGGTGTGACCGCGATGGTGCCTGCGGCCGACCGCGGGCTCGATGCCGGCATGGAGCAGGCCCGTCTCTCGGCGGCCCACCAGATCCTCGCGCCGCGTCTCTATCCGATCTGGGGCTGGGCGCCGGGGTACCCGCGCGAGCAGGTGGAGGATCCGGCCGAGGCGCCCCGCATCGCGAAGGAGCTCGCCGCAAAGGGCATGCGCGTCGTATCGGTCGGCGGCCTGGCGTGGAACCCCGAGTTGTTCGGCGCGGTGTGCAAGGCCGTTTACGAGGCCGGCGGCATCACCACGGTGCATCTTCCGCCGTCGACCAACGCCGTCGTGAACGCCGTCAAGGCGGCCGAGCTCGGCGTCACGATGATCGAGCACCACTACGCCTACGCGGAGTCGTCGCTCGACCGGACGACACAGGACTTCCCGCGCGAGTACAACTTCGACGACGAGAGCGAGCGCTTCCGGCACGCTGGCAAGGTGTGGACCGAGGCCAACCGCGAGCGGCTGCTGACCGAGGTGGCCGAGCGCCTGGCCCGTTCGGGCGTGGCCATGCTGCCGACGCGTGTCGTCTATGAGGCCAACCGCGACTTCCTGCGCGCGACGAGCCTGCCATGGCACGAGAAGTACACGCATCAGGCGCTCTGGGAGTGGAACCTGCCGAACCGCGCCTTCCACGGCTCCTATCACTGGGACTGGACGTCGGACGACGAGTACTACTGGTACGAGGCGTTCGACCTGTGGGGCAAGCTGATCTTCGAGTTCAACAAGCGCGGCGGCCACGTGTCCTACGGTACCGACGACAGCTACATCTGGGCGACACCAGGCTTCTCGAACGTGCGTGAACTGCAGCTGATGCGTGAGAGCGGCCTGCACACGCTGGAGGTGCTGAAGGCGGCGACGCGCAACAGCGCCATCACGCTGCGCGAGCCGAAGCTCGGGCTCGTTCGACCGGGCTATCTCGCCGACCTCGTGCTGGTCGATGGCAACCCGGCCTACAACCTGCGGTTCCTGTACTCGTTCGGCGCCCTGCGCCTCGACAGGGACGGGAAGATGGTCCAGACCCGAGGCGCGGTGCACACCATCAAGGACGGCCTGGTGATCGAAAACGCGAAGCTGATGGCGGAGGTGGAGCGGATGGTGGCCGAGTCGAAGAAGGCTGCCAGACCCGATGTCGTCACACGACCGTTCACGACCGGGCGGTGATCGTCACGCTGTCCTCGTTGCAGTCTGCCTCGCGAGGGGCTGAAGCCCCTCGCGCTACGACCATCACGTCCGTAGCGCCGGGGCTTCAGCCCCGGCGGAGGTGACGCGGGGACGAAGAACACGGCACGACCCATAGACAGGCCATCGCGCGGAGACGATTCTCCGACCGCCAGGCTCTGGGAGGACGACGATATGACGCCACGACTGTTCCGCGCCCTCAGTGCGCTCGCGACGGCGACGGTGCTCGCCGCCCTCGTGTCCATCGTGCCCATCGACGCGCAGGGGAGAGCCGCCACCGACCGTTTCGGTGACCTCGCCGGCGGGCCCTACGATCGCCTCGTCATCCTGAACGCGATGGTCGTCCCCGGCCACGGCGGACCGCCGGGCGGCCCCTACGACATCGTCATCGAACGGAACGTGATCGCGCAGATGACGCCGTTCGATCCGGTGACGGCCGAGCGCCGGGGCCGCACCGAGCGGCCGACCGGCGATCGCGTCATCGACGCCACGGGCATGTACGTCATGCCGGGCATGATCGATCTCCACATGCACCTGCGCGGAGACGAGATGCCCATCGAGTACGTCTACTACCTCAAGCTTGCGCACGGTGTGACGACGATGGTGCCGGCGCCGGATCGTGGCCTCGACCGCGCCATGGAGCAGGCGCGCCTGAGCGAGAAGAACGAGATCCTCGCACCCCGGATGTACCCGCTCTGGAGCTGGAACCGCCTGCCAGGCTATACGCGTGAGGAACTCGAGGACCCCCGGCAGTCGGCACGCATTGCGAAGGAAATCGCGGCGAAGGGCATGCGCGTGGTCAGCATGGACCCCATGGCCTGGGATCGCGAGCTGTTCGGCGCCATCTGCAAGGGCGTCTGGGACGCCGGCGGCATCACCAGCGTGCATCTGCCGCCATCGACCAACGCGGTGATCGACGCCGTTCAGGCCGCCGAGCTCGGCGTGACGATGATCGAGCACCACTACGCGTATGCCGAGTCGTCTCTCGATCGCACGGTGCAGGACTTCCCGCGCGAGTACAACTTCAACGACGAGAGCGAGCGCTTCCGCCACGCCGGCAAGGTCTGGACCGAGGCCAACCGCGAGCGGCTGCTCACCGAGGTGGCCGATCGGCTGGCGAAGTCGGGCGTGACGATGTTGCCGACGCGCGTGGTCTACGAGGCCAACCGCGACTTCCTGCGCGCGATGAGCCTGCCGTGGCACGAGAAGTACACCCACCAGGCACTCTGGACCTGGAACCTGCCCAATCCCGCCTTCCACGGGTCGTACCACTGGGACTGGACCTCGGACGACGAATACTACTGGTACGAGGCGTTCGACCTCTGGGGCAAGCTGATCTTCGAGTTCAACAAGCGCGGGGGCCGCGTCGCGTACGGCACCGACGACAGCTACATCTGGGCGACGCCGGGCTTTTCGAACGTGCGCGAGCTGCAGCTCGTGCGCGAGAGCGGCCTGCACACGCTCGAGGTGCTGAAGAGCGCGACCCGCAACAGCGCCCTGACGCTTCGTGAGCCGAAGCTCGGGCTCGTGCGGCCCGGCTATCTTGCCGACCTCGTGCTGGTCGACGGCAACCCGGCCTACAACCTGCGGTTCCTCTACTCCTTCGGCGCGCTGCGCCTCGACAGCGACGGGAAGATGGTGCAGACGCGTGGCATCGTTCACACCATCAAGGACGGCGTCGTGACCGAGAACGCCAGGCTGATGGCCGAGGTGGAGAGAATGGTGGCCGAGTCGAAGAAAGGCGCACGGCCCGACATCGTCACGCGACCGTTCACGACCGGGCGGTGAACGTCACGTCGTCCTCGTCGTCGCGCCGGGGCCTCAGCCGGGCGGCGATGACCCTGCCTCGCGAGGGGCTGAAGCCCCTCGCGCTGCGACCATCACTACGATCATCGTGTCCGTCGCGCCGGGGCGGCGACTATCGTGTCCGAGGAGCCGGGGCTTCAGCCCCGGCGAATCCCTGCCACGACGCGATCACGTCGTCGGTGGTCTTCACCTGCGCGTCGGCATCGGCGGCGTACCAGGTCTTGAAGTACTCGAGCCCCTGGCGGTGCGCTTCGTCGGTGAACGCCTGCATCGCGTCGCTCACCCACACGAGGTCGTAGCCGCGCTGGAACGCGTCTCCCGACGTGTGGCGCGCGCAGCAGTCGGTGTGCAGCCCGGTGATGTAGAGCGTCGTGAGGCCGCGACGTCTCAGCTCGGCGTCGATGTCGGTGCTCACGAACGGACTGTAGGTCGTCTTCTCGAGCACGAGATCGCCCGGCTTCGGTGCCAGCGCCGGGACGATCTCGGCGTGCCACGTCCCCTTCATCGCGTGCGGCGGCCACTTGGCGAGCTCGACGTCGCCCGGCGTGTGCGCATCGGTGGCGTAGATCACGGTCACACCCGCCGCGCGCGCGGCTTCGAGCAGCCTGACGAGCGTCGGCACGATGGCCTGCGCTCGCGTCTGATAGTCGGCTCCGCCCGCATCGGCGATGACGCCGCCAGGGAAGACGAAGTCGTTGGCGAGATCGACGACGACGACAGCGCACGCGGTCGGGACGGGAGCGGATGGACGGGACATGGCACGCCTCCCATTGGTGGACGGGACGCCGGCGAGGGGCCGTCTGGGCAACGCCTTGGCCCACCGGGATTGGCGGGCCGCTCTCGCCGGGGCGCAGCATCGGCTGCGCAATCGCGTCGGCCCCGCATCGCGACCCGGTCGCGTGCAGGTCCAACACTTCCATCGTAGCATCGATCGCTCGACGCGAGGCGCCCACCGAAGCCTCGCGCTCCCCCGCTGCGTCGCGCACCGCCCCGGCCCGACGCTACCGGCCCGCGAGATCGCGGAACAGCTTCGCGTACTTGGCGTGCAGGTGGTCGGCGTCGAACTCGCGCTCGGCGGTTTCGCGCGCCGCAGCGGCCAGCCTGGCTCGCAGCGACGCGTCCGAGATGACACGATCGAGCGGGCCGACGAGCGTCGCAGGCGCCTTCGGCTCGCAGAAGAGCGCGTTCGCTCCATCCACGAGATACTCCGCCATTCCGCCAACGCGTGAAGCGACCACCGGCAGCCTCGATGCCATCGCCTCCACGACGGCCGCCGGCGAGGCCTCCCAGTGGGACGGCTGCACGAAGATGTCGGCGGCGCGGAAGAACGGCGCGGGGTCGCTCGTCGGTCCGTGGAAGACGACGCGACCCTCGAGACCCGCCTCTACCACCATCCGTCGGGCCGCCGGTCCGGCGTCGAGGTGATGGCCGGCCATGTCGGGGCCCACGACCACGAGTACTGCCGTCGCGTCGTCGATGTGCCGCCAGGCGTCGAGCAGGTCGAGGATGCCTTTCTCGACGCTCAACCGCGCGACGTAGAGCACGATCGTGCGGTCGGGCGGCCAGCCCACTTCGGCGCGGAGGGCCTCGCGCTCGCCGATCGTCGCCGGTCGGAATCGCCGCAGATCGACGCCGTAGGGCAGGTAGTGCACGCGGTCGGGTGGTACGCCAGAGGCGAGCGCCTCGCGCTCGATCTCGCGAGTGATGCACGGGTAGGCGTTGGCCGACCGATAGAGTCGCTGCATCGGCCACTTCAGCAGCCGTCCAAGCCATCCCTGGCCATCGACGCCCAGGCGCCGGAGCGCGGGGTCCCAGTTGGCGCACGACAGGATGCCCGTCACGCCCGTCTCGAGGACGACCGGTCGATCCAGGAGGCGGCCCGCGATCAACGCGGCGAGGCCGATGCCGCGGTAGTCGGGACAGTAGACGACGTCGAACTCCCGACGCAGTCGAAGCATCGCCACCGTCGCGAACGGGATCATCACCCACTTCGCCCAACCGGCCCGCGGCCCGCGCGGCGCGACGCGCGTGACCGGCACGCCGTCCACCACGGGCGGCTCGTCGCCCTCACCGAGGCGCTTGGTCACGACGGCGATGCCGAACCCCTCAGCGTGTAGCGCGCGCACGATCTGACGGGTGTGGGTCTCCACGCCCCCCACGACCGGATGGTAGTACGTCGACAGCACGAGGACGCGAGGCGCGGTCACGTTCGAGGCGGGCTGGTCACGAGATGAGACGGCCTCGTCCATCACGAGCCGAGCACGAAGGCGAACGCCTCGCGCAGCTCGGCGTCGGCATTCGGGGGGAAGGCATGGCCGACCCCGTCGACGACCTTGACGCGGACGGATGCTCCGGCGGCCTCGAGCCGGTTCGCTCCCGATCGGATGAGGGTGATGCCGGGATCCTGGGCTCCGGCGAGCACGTAGACACGCGGGAAGCCGCCGGGCGCCGGCTGCGGCACCGGTGCGACGCGATGCTCGTACACGCCAGCGATCGCCACCACGCCCGCGTAGAGGTCGGGTCGACGGGCTGCGCACAACAGCGCGAGGTTGGCGCCCTCCGAAAAGCCCGTGAGGACGAGACGCGTCTGGTCGACGCCGTGCTTCGCGCGCGCTTCGGCGATGGCGCGCTCGACCAGGTACTCGCCCTCCTCGACGCGGCCCCACGTGTAGCCGCGGCCTGACCTCGTCACGCCCTCCGGCGCGATCAGGATGGCGCCGAGCTCCTGGGCCACGCGACGGTACACCGACGCGATCTCGGCGGCCCGCCCGCCGGTGCCGTGCAGCGCGACGAGCAGGGGCGCGGGTCGTGCCGGGGTGTACCCTCTCGGGAGGTAGGTGAGCACCGTGGCGCGGTCGGCCTCGACCTTGAAGGCGTCGAGCGCGCGCGCGCTGTTGGCTTCGACACGTTCGACGATGGCCGCGAACTCCGGCAGCACGCGCAGCGGGTCGAGGTCCTCGTCGCGTCGGAGCGTCGCGAGGTGCGCGAAGCCGAGCTCCGCGCTGCGCGAGAGGGCGGAGAGGCCGCGCCCCAGCTCGCCGCCGCGGGCCGACACGGCAGCCAGGTTGTAATGAGCCAGCGGGTCGTCGGGAAAGGCGAGCGTCAGGCGCTCGGCGGCTTCGATCGCCTTCGGCCAGTCGGCCGCGTCGTACGCCTGGCGGAACGCCGTCTCGAGGATGCGCCGCGCCGGGCTCGCCTGTGCCAGCAGCGTCGCGCCGATGGCGGCGACGGCGCACGCCAGCGTCGCCGCCGCCACGACTCGTCTGCCGCTCACTGGCCTTTCACCCACTGATTCATCCAGTCGATGAACGTCCGGTACCACAAGGCGCTGTTCTGGGGTCTGTTGATCCAGTGTCCCTCGTCCGGGAAGTAGAGCAGCCGCGACGGCACGCCTCGCCGCTGCAGCGTCGTGAACAGCTGGAAGCCCTCGCCCACGGGCACGCGGAAGTCGAGCTCACCGTGAATCACCAGCGTGGGCGTCGCGAAGCGGTCGGCGTATCGGTGCGGCGACCACTTCTCGTACGCCTCGAGGTTGGTCCACGGCGTGCCCTCGAACTCCCACTCGACGAACCAGAGCTCCTCGGTCACGCCGTACATGCTCGTGAGGTTGTAGACACCCGCATGACTGACGAGCGCCCTGAACCGGTCGGTGTGCCCGAGGAACCAGTTCATCATGTAGCCGCCGTACGACGCGCCGGCCGCGCCCATCCTCTCGGGATCCACGTACGGCAGCGTCTCGGCGTAGTCGAGTCCCTTCATCAGGTCTTCGAAGACCTTGCCGCCCCAGTCGTTGCGGATGCCGTCGATGAACGCCTGGCCGAAGCTGGTGGATCCGCGCGGGTTCGGCATGAAGACCACGTAGCCCGCCGATGCGAAGACCTGCGGGTTCCAGCGGTACGACCAGCCGTCGTTCCACGCGCTCTGCGGGCCGCCGTGCACGAGGAACAGCAGCGGGTAGCGGACGGTGGGATCGAAGTTGGCGGGCTTCACGATCCAGGCCTGCACGGGGGCCGCTCCGGCACCGGGGTACGTGACGCTCTCACCCGAGCGCAGTCGGAACGGCGCGAGCTTCGCGTCGTTGACGCGCGTGACCGCCGCGAGCCCTGAGCCGTCCGCCGCGACGCGCCAGATCTCCGCCGACGCCGTGAGGGTGTTGCGCGAGAAGACGACGGTCTTGCCGTCGGCCGCGAGTTGAAGACTCGCGTTCACGCCCCCCGTGACGATCGGCTTCGGCGTGCCCCCGAGGTCGACCTGCCACAGGGGAAGCGTGGCCTGGTCGTCGGCGGCGATGACGAACCCCGACGAGTCGGGACGCCACACGTACTCGTCGACGTGCCGATCGAAGTCGGCCGTGGCGGCGCGGTGCGTCCCGGCCTGCCGGTCGAACACCATCAGCCGCCAGCGATCCGATTCGTAGCCGGCGCGCTCCTGCGCCCGGTAGGCGATGTACCGCCCATCCGGCGAGTACACCGGTCCACCATCGGCTCCCGGGTTGGTCGTGATCCGTGTCGGGACCGCGGCCGGGTCGGTGAATCGCATGACGAAGAGATCGCTGTTCGTGCTGATGGCCTCGACCGGGTCCGTCTTGCGGGCGAAGGCGACCTCGGCCGAGTCGGGCGAGAACGCGTAGTCCTCGGGGCCACCGAGCGAGAAGGGAGGCACGTCGGCCGCGCCGGGCGTGAGGTCGCGCGGCGGGCCGCTGCCGTCGGCGGGCATGACGAACAGGTGGCTGAACCGCCCTTCCCGCCACGTGTTCCAATGGCGGAACAGCAGGCCGTCAATCAGGCGCGCGCCCGTCTTGCGGGCTTCGTCCTCCTTGAGGCGGCGGGCGTTGCACGCCTCGTCGCGGCATTCCGGGTAGGCCTCGGACACGAAGGCCAGCCACCTGCCGTCGGGCGACCAGACGACGCCAGAGGCGCCGGTGGCGAGCGAGGTCAGCTTCGTCGGCTCGCCCTGGGCGGTCGTGCCCGACACCGCGACGGAGTAGATCTGCGGCGCGCCGTCGCGCGCCGACACGAACGCCAGACGTGTGCCGTCAGGAGACCAGCGAGGCCGGTCGTCGCTCTTCGGCGACGCGACGAGACGGACGGCGTCGCCGCCCGCGACCGGCACGATCCAGATGTCGTTGTTGCGGCCGTTGTTCTCGAGGTCGATTTCAGTGACGACGAACGCCACGCGCGTGCCGTCGGGCGAGAGCTGCGGGTCCGACACGCGATCGAGCTTCAGCATGTCGTCCACGGTGAACGGCGGGACGGTCTGGGCCCGCGCCACGGGCGCCACAACCAACCCGGCCATGAGCGCGAGCATCGCGGCGAAGGCCATCAGGCGGCCCTGCCGCCACATTCCTGGAAGTAATGAAAGCATCACGTCCTCCGGGGTAATAGGGTACACCCAGGGATGGGCGCAAGGCTCGCCCTACGGTGAGGGTTCCCAGGCGGGGGGGCGCGCGGCGAAGCCGTAGGCCGTGAACCCGCCGTCGACGGCCACGACCTGCCCGGTGACGTACGACGCAGCCGGCAAACAGAGAAAGGCCACCACCCGCGCCACCTCCTCGGGATCGGCCACGCGGCCGAGCGGCGTCCTGGCGCGGATCCGGTCGAGCGTCGCCGCGTCGCCGAGCACGGGCTCGACCAGTCTGGTCTTCGTGTACCACGGCGAGACGACGTTGACGCGGATGCCGGCGGGCGCCCACTCGACGGCAATCGCGCGCGCGAACTGGTGCAGTCCGCCCTTGGTCAGCGCGTACACGGACCCCGATCCGACCGACACCTGCCCGCCGACCGAGCCGATGAACACCGCGCTCGCCCGACGCGAGGCGGCGAGCCTCGGGTACGCGAGCCGCGCGACATCGAACGCCGAGACCAGGTTCGTCTCGAGGATTCGTCGGAACTCCTCGCCGGTGTAGTCGGCCGTCGGTTTGCGGACGTTCATGCCCGCGCTGTGGACGAGCACTTCGAGGCGATCCCACGCCGCCGGCCAGCCGGCCCCGAGCGCCGCCCGGCCCTCGGCCGTTGCCACGTCGGCGCGGAGCTCCAACACCGGCCGGCCCGTCTCCTGCTCGAGGGCCAGGCGGTCGTCCAGATCGACGGGCGTGCGCGACACCACCAGCACGTTCGCACCGAGCCGCCCGAGCTCGACGGCCGTGGCCCAGCCGATTCCTCGTGAACCGCCCACGATCATCGCCCGCGCGCCGTCGAGCCGCCACACCGCGTCGTTTGTCGTCATGGGGGGAGTGTACCGGACGCGGTGTACCCTTTGGACATGGACCTCAGGAAGACGCTGACGGGCGCCGTCGTCATGGCGCCGATGACGAAGGGGTCGAACCTGCCCTACCGGCAGCTCTGCGTGGAGCTCGGCGCGCGCGTGCTCGTCGGCGAGATGGCCGTGGCGAGACGCCTGAAGCAGCGGCGCCGCGGCGAGCTGGCGCTGATCCGTCGCTTCGACGGTGAACCGTGCTTCGGAGTACAGCTCGCCGGCAACAAGTACGACGAGATGGCGTGGGCGGCCGCGCTCGCCGAAGCTCGCGGCGCCGACTTCGTCGACGTCAACCTCGGCTGCCCGATCGATCACTTCACGCGCAAGGGACTGGGTGCCGCGCTCGCCCGGCAGCCCGGACGCGTCCGCCGCATCGTCGAATCGATGCGCGGGGCCGTGCAGTCGGTGCCCATGACGGTGAAGATCCGCCTGGGCTGGGACGCCGAGCACCTGAACTACCTCGACCTGGCTCGGGCCGCCGTCGACGGCGGCGCCGCTGCCGTGTTCGTGCACGGACGCACGCGCGTCGATCGCTATCGCCATGCCGCGAACTGGGACGCGATCGGGGAGCTCGCCGCGGCGCTGCCGGTGCCCGTCGTCGGCAACGGCGACCTGCTGTTTCGTCACGAGATCGAAGCCGCCGTGGCCCGCAGCGGCTGCGCCGGCGTGATGGTGGCGCGCGGCGCGCTGATTGCGCCGTGGATCTTCCATGCCGCGACCGGCGCCCCTGAGGACGTCGCCGCCGACGCGCGCCTCGAGATCTACCGACGTTACGTCGCGCTGGCGCGGGCGCACTGGGGCGACGACGATCACGGCCTCGCCCGCGTGACCGAGTTCACGCGCTGGCACCTCGGGTTCTGGTGCCGCTACCGGCCGCCGCGTGCCGACGGCAGCTACCCGACCATGCAGGAGCGCGACGCGGTGTTCGTGCCGCGCTCCGCGCTCGAAGCCCTGCTCTCGCGCGGCGACGAACCGGCGCTGGCGTATCTCACCGCATGCCTTGTCGAGCACCGCGAGGTCGTCCCGGGCGAAGCGCCCGATCGCGACGGAGGTGAGGACGCGGAGGGCGCCGCGGCGCCCCTCGTGGCCGGGTAGCGCATCCCGTCGCGCCGGGGCTTCAGCGCCGGCGGCGGACGTCCTTCACGCCCGCGAGGTTCGCCCGACCGGCGCATGGGCCGGGTGGCCGAACTCGTGCGGCACGCCGCCGAGCCCCAGCTCGATCCACCGCGCGTCGAATCGGGCCCAGAGCTTCTCCTCTGGCAGCTTGCTGTGACTGACCGGGAACTCGAGGACCTCGTTCGGCACGCGCAGGTGGTTCGCGATCGGATAGACCGTCTCCGGCGGCGTGATCGAATCGACGAGGCCGACGCCGACGACGGTCGGGCACCGGACGCGTCCCGCGAAGTTGATCGGGTCGAAGTAGCGGAGTGCGAGCATCACGTCTTCGGCGCACTCCGGGAACCTCTCGACATACCGAGCGATCTCGATGCCCGATCCGCCCTTCACGAAGAAGAGCCGGCCCTCGGCCCAGCCCAGCGTCGGCACCGCGAGGGCCAGCAGGTCGGCCTGTGGCCGCACGGCCTCGGCCATGACGGCGAGGCCGCCGGCGAAGCTCTGGCCGTG includes:
- a CDS encoding tRNA-dihydrouridine synthase family protein; amino-acid sequence: MDLRKTLTGAVVMAPMTKGSNLPYRQLCVELGARVLVGEMAVARRLKQRRRGELALIRRFDGEPCFGVQLAGNKYDEMAWAAALAEARGADFVDVNLGCPIDHFTRKGLGAALARQPGRVRRIVESMRGAVQSVPMTVKIRLGWDAEHLNYLDLARAAVDGGAAAVFVHGRTRVDRYRHAANWDAIGELAAALPVPVVGNGDLLFRHEIEAAVARSGCAGVMVARGALIAPWIFHAATGAPEDVAADARLEIYRRYVALARAHWGDDDHGLARVTEFTRWHLGFWCRYRPPRADGSYPTMQERDAVFVPRSALEALLSRGDEPALAYLTACLVEHREVVPGEAPDRDGGEDAEGAAAPLVAG